The Pelecanus crispus isolate bPelCri1 chromosome 7, bPelCri1.pri, whole genome shotgun sequence genome includes a window with the following:
- the BRPF1 gene encoding peregrin isoform X2, protein MGVDFDVKTFCHNLRATKPPYECPVGTCRKIYKSYSGIEYHLYHYDHDNPPPPQHTPLRKHKKKGRQARAANKQSPSPSETSQSPGREVMTYAQAQRMVEVDLHGRVHRISIFDNLDVVSEDEEVPEEVPENGSNKENTETQSVPPKSGKHKNKEKRKDSNHHHHNASAGTTPKLPEVVYRELEQDTPDAPPRPTSYYRYIEKSAEELDEEVEYDMDEEDYIWLDIMNERRKTEGVSPIPQEIFEYLMDRLEKESYFESHNKGDPNALVDEDAVCCICNDGECQNSNVILFCDMCNLAVHQECYGVPYIPEGQWLCRRCLQSPSRAVDCALCPNKGGAFKQTDDGRWAHVVCALWIPEVCFANTVFLEPIDSIEHIPPARWKLTCYICKQRGSGACIQCHKANCYTAFHVTCAQQAGLYMKMEPVRETGANGTSFSVRKTAYCDIHTPPGSVRRLPALSHSEGEEEEEEEEEEGKGWSSEKVKKAKAKSRIKMKKARKILAEKRAAAPVVSVPCIPPHRLSKITNRLTIQRKSQFMQRLHSYWTLKRQSRNGVPLLRRLQTHLQSQRNCDQVRRDTEDKNWALKEQLKSWQRLRHDLERARLLVELIRKREKLKRETIKVQQVALEMELTPFLILLRKTLEQLQEKDTGNIFSEPVPLSEVTEIYEVPDYLDHIKKPMDFQTMKQNLEAYRYLNFDDFEEDFNLIINNCLKYNAKDTIFYRAAIRLREQGGAVLRQARRQAEKMGIDFETGMHFPHCVTVEEAQVQDIEDEDVRLLLSENQKHLPLEEQLKILLERLDEVNAGKQSIGRSRRAKMIKKEITVLRRKLAHPRDLGRDGLERHSSSARGVLQSHNPCEKDLQTDSAAEESSSQETGKGLGPNSSSTPAHEVGRRTSVLFSKKNPKTAGPPKRPGRPPKNRDSQITPGHGNSPIGPPQLPIMGSSQRQRKRGRSPRPSSSSDSDSDKSTEDAPMDLPANGFSGGNQPVKKSFLVYRNDCNLPRSSSDSESSSSSSSSAASDRTSTTPSKQGRGKPSFSRVNFPEDSSEDTSGTENESYSVGTGRSVGHGMVRKGMGRGAGWLSEDEDSSLDALDLVWAKCRGYPSYPALIIDPKMPREGMFHHGVPIPVPPLEVLKLGEQMTQEAREHLYLVLFFDNKRTWQWLPRTKLVPLGVNQDLDKEKMLEGRKSNIRKSVQIAYHRAMQHRNKVQGEQSSDSSESD, encoded by the exons ATGGGCGTAGACTTCGACGTGAAGACCTTCTGCCACAACCTGCGGGCCACCAAGCCCCCCTACGAGTGCCCGGTGGGCACCTGCCGCAAGATCTACAAGAGCTACAGCGGGATCGAGTACCACCTCTACCACTATGACCACGAcaacccccccccgccccagcacaCCCCCCTGCGCAAGCACAAGAAGAAGGGGCGCCAGGCCCGCGCCGCCAACAAGCAGTCGCCCAGCCCCTCCGAGACCTCCCAGTCGCCGGGCCGCGAGGTGATGACCTACGCCCAGGCCCAGCGCATGGTGGAGGTGGACCTGCACGGCCGCGTCCATCGCATCAGCATCTTCGATAACCTCGACGTGGTGTCCGAGGACGAGGAGGTTCCCGAGGAGGTGCCCGAGAACGGGAGCAATAAGGAGAACACGGAGACTCAGAGCGTCCCGCCCAAATCTGGCAAGCACAAGAACAAGGAGAAGCGCAAGGACTCCAACCACCATCACCACAACGCCTCGGCCGGCACCACCCCCAAGCTCCCCGAGGTGGTGTAccgggagctggagcaggacacCCCTGACGCCCCACCTCGCCCCACCTCTTACTACAG GTACATCGAGAAGTCAGCCGAGGAGCTGGATGAGGAGGTGGAGTACGACATGGACGAGGAAGATTACATCTGGCTGGACATCATGAACGAGCGGCGGAAGACTGAAGGCGTGAGTCCCATTCCCCAGGAGATCTTTGAGTACCTGATGGACCGGCTGGAGAAGGAGTCCTACTTTGAGAGCCACAACAAGGGGGACCCAAACGCCTTGGTGGATGAGGATGCTGTCTGTTGCATCTGCAACGATGGGGAGTGTCAGAACAGCAACGTCATCCTCTTCTGCGACATGTGCAACCTGGCTGTGCATCAGGAGTGCTACGGGGTGCCCTACATCCCGGAGGGACAGTGGCTCTGCAGACGGTGCCTGCAGTCACCCTCGCGAGCTGTGGACTGCGCCCTGTGCCCAAACAAGGGGGGGGCCTTCAAGCAGACGGATGATGGGCGCTGGGCACACGTGGTCTGTGCCCTCTGGATCCCGGAGGTGTGCTTTGCCAACACCGTCTTCCTGGAGCCCATCGACAGCATTGAGCACATCCCGCCTGCGCGCTGGAAGCTGACCTGTTACATCTGCAAGCAGCGTGGCTCCGGGGCTTGCATCCAGTGTCACAAAGCCAACTGCTACACCGCCTTCCACGTCACCTGCGCCCAGCAGGCCGGGCTGTACATGAAGATGGAGCCCGTCCGGGAGACAGGGGCCAACGGTACCTCCTTCAGCGTGCGCAAAACCGCCTACTGCGACATCCACACACCGCCGGGCTCCGTGCGCAGGCTTCCCGCCCTCTCCCACAgtgagggggaagaggaggaggaggaggaggaggaggaggggaagggctggagctctgagaaagtgaaaaaagcaaaggccaAGTCTAGGATCAAGATGAAGAAGGCACGGAAGATCCTGGCAGAGAAACGAGCTGCAGCGCCCGTGGTTTCTgtgccctgcatccccccgcACAG GCTCAGTAAGATTACAAACCGTTTAACCATCCAGAGGAAGAGCCAGTTCATGCAGAGGCTGCACAGCTACTGGACTCTGAAGAGACAGTCCCGCAACGGTGTGCCTCTGCTCCGCCGCCTTCAGACACACTTGCAGTCACAAAGAAACTGCGACCAGGTAAGG AGAGATACTGAGGATAAGAACTGGGCCCTGAAGGAGCAGCTGAAGTCATGGCAGCGCCTCCGCCATGACCTAGAGCGTGCACGCTTGCTGGTGGAGCTGATACGCAAGCGGGAGAAGCTCAAGAGAGAGACG ATCAAAGTGCAGCAGGTGGCACTGGAAATGGAGCTGACccccttcctcatcctcctccgCAAGACGCTTGAGCAGCTACAGGAGAAAGACACAGGCAACATCTTCAGCGAGCCGGTCCCTCTGTCTGAGGTAACAGAAATCTACGAA GTCCCAGACTACCTGGATCACATCAAGAAGCCGATGGATTTTCAgacaatgaaacaaaacctaGAGGCCTATCGCTATCTGAACTTTGATGACTTTGAGGAGGATTTCAACCTGATTATCAACAACTGTTTGAAATACAATGCCAAAGACACAATCTTCTACCGGGCAGCCATCCGTCTGCGGGAGCAGGGAGGCGCCGTTCTCCGGCAGGCTCGCCGGCAGGCGGAGAAGATGGGCATTGACTTTGAGACAGGCATGCACTTCCCCCACTGTGTAACGGTGGAAGAGGCTCAGGTCCAAGACATCGAGGACG AAGATGTGCGGCTGCTGCTCTCGGAGAATCAGAAGCACCTGCCCttggaggagcagctgaagatCCTGCTGGAGCGGCTGGATGAGGTCAATGCTGGCAAGCAGAGCATAGGACGGTCCCGCCGGGCCAAGATGATCAAGAAGGAGATCACAGTCCTACGGCGGAAACTTGCTCACCCGCGGGACCTGGGCAGAGACGGGCTGGAGCGgcacagctcctctgccaggggAGTCCTGCAGTCGCACAACCCCTGCGAGAAGGACCTGCAGACAGACAGCGCTGCAGAAGAGAGCAGCAGTCAGGAGACTGGCAAAG GTCTGGGACCCAATTCTTCTTCCACCCCAGCACATGAAGTTGGCAGGAGGACCTCAGTGCTCTTCTCCAAGAAGAACCCTAAAACTGCAGGCCCTCCAAAACGTCCAGGACGCCCCCCAAAGAATCGAGACAGCCAGATCACTCCTGGGCATGGGAACAGCCCCATCgggcccccccagctcccgatAATGGGGTCCTCCCAGCGGCAGAGGAAGCGAGGGCGAAGCCCGCGCCCCAGCTCCAGCTCGGACAGTGACAGCGATAAGTCCACCGAAGACGCTCCCATGG ACCTGCCAGCCAACGGTTTCAGCGGCGGGAACCAGCCAGTGAAGAAGAGCTTCCTGGTGTACCGCAACGACTGCAATCTTCCCCGGAGCAGCTCCGACTCAGAGtccagcagtagcagcagcagcagcgctgcctCAGACCGTACCAG CACAACACCCTccaagcagggcagagggaagccATCTTTCTCCCGAGTGAACTTCCCGGAGGACAGCAGCGAGGACACGTCGGGGACGGAGAATGAGTCCTACTCTGTGGGCACGGGGCGAAGCGTGGGGCACGGCA TGGTGCGCAAGGGCATGGGGCGTGGCGCAGGGTGGCTGTCCGAGGACGAGGATTCCTCCCTGGATGCCCTGGACCTGGTGTGGGCCAAGTGCCGGGGCTACCCCTCCTACCCGGCGCTG ATCATCGACCCCAAGATGCCGCGGGAGGGCATGTTCCACCACggcgtccccatccccgtgcccccctTGGAGGTGCTGAAGCTGGGGGAGCAGATGACTCAGGAAGCACGCGAGCACCTCTACCTTGTCCTCTTCTTCGACAACAAGCGCACTTG gcAGTGGTTGCCCCGGACGAAGCTGGTGCCTCTGGGGGTGAACCAGGACCTGGACAAGGAGAAGATGCTGGAGGGCCGCAAGTCCAACATCCGCAAGTCGGTGCAGATCGCCTACCACCGCGCCATGCAGCACCGCAACAAGGTGCAGGGCGAGCAGAGCAGCGACTCCAGCGAGAGCGACTga
- the BRPF1 gene encoding peregrin isoform X7, whose translation MGVDFDVKTFCHNLRATKPPYECPVGTCRKIYKSYSGIEYHLYHYDHDNPPPPQHTPLRKHKKKGRQARAANKQSPSPSETSQSPGREVMTYAQAQRMVEVDLHGRVHRISIFDNLDVVSEDEEVPEEVPENGSNKENTETQSVPPKSGKHKNKEKRKDSNHHHHNASAGTTPKLPEVVYRELEQDTPDAPPRPTSYYRYIEKSAEELDEEVEYDMDEEDYIWLDIMNERRKTEGVSPIPQEIFEYLMDRLEKESYFESHNKGDPNALVDEDAVCCICNDGECQNSNVILFCDMCNLAVHQECYGVPYIPEGQWLCRRCLQSPSRAVDCALCPNKGGAFKQTDDGRWAHVVCALWIPEVCFANTVFLEPIDSIEHIPPARWKLTCYICKQRGSGACIQCHKANCYTAFHVTCAQQAGLYMKMEPVRETGANGTSFSVRKTAYCDIHTPPGSVRRLPALSHSEGEEEEEEEEEEGKGWSSEKVKKAKAKSRIKMKKARKILAEKRAAAPVVSVPCIPPHRLSKITNRLTIQRKSQFMQRLHSYWTLKRQSRNGVPLLRRLQTHLQSQRNCDQVRRDTEDKNWALKEQLKSWQRLRHDLERARLLVELIRKREKLKRETIKVQQVALEMELTPFLILLRKTLEQLQEKDTGNIFSEPVPLSEVPDYLDHIKKPMDFQTMKQNLEAYRYLNFDDFEEDFNLIINNCLKYNAKDTIFYRAAIRLREQGGAVLRQARRQAEKMGIDFETGMHFPHCVTVEEAQVQDIEDDVRLLLSENQKHLPLEEQLKILLERLDEVNAGKQSIGRSRRAKMIKKEITVLRRKLAHPRDLGRDGLERHSSSARGVLQSHNPCEKDLQTDSAAEESSSQETGKDLPANGFSGGNQPVKKSFLVYRNDCNLPRSSSDSESSSSSSSSAASDRTSTTPSKQGRGKPSFSRVNFPEDSSEDTSGTENESYSVGTGRSVGHGMVRKGMGRGAGWLSEDEDSSLDALDLVWAKCRGYPSYPALIIDPKMPREGMFHHGVPIPVPPLEVLKLGEQMTQEAREHLYLVLFFDNKRTWQWLPRTKLVPLGVNQDLDKEKMLEGRKSNIRKSVQIAYHRAMQHRNKVQGEQSSDSSESD comes from the exons ATGGGCGTAGACTTCGACGTGAAGACCTTCTGCCACAACCTGCGGGCCACCAAGCCCCCCTACGAGTGCCCGGTGGGCACCTGCCGCAAGATCTACAAGAGCTACAGCGGGATCGAGTACCACCTCTACCACTATGACCACGAcaacccccccccgccccagcacaCCCCCCTGCGCAAGCACAAGAAGAAGGGGCGCCAGGCCCGCGCCGCCAACAAGCAGTCGCCCAGCCCCTCCGAGACCTCCCAGTCGCCGGGCCGCGAGGTGATGACCTACGCCCAGGCCCAGCGCATGGTGGAGGTGGACCTGCACGGCCGCGTCCATCGCATCAGCATCTTCGATAACCTCGACGTGGTGTCCGAGGACGAGGAGGTTCCCGAGGAGGTGCCCGAGAACGGGAGCAATAAGGAGAACACGGAGACTCAGAGCGTCCCGCCCAAATCTGGCAAGCACAAGAACAAGGAGAAGCGCAAGGACTCCAACCACCATCACCACAACGCCTCGGCCGGCACCACCCCCAAGCTCCCCGAGGTGGTGTAccgggagctggagcaggacacCCCTGACGCCCCACCTCGCCCCACCTCTTACTACAG GTACATCGAGAAGTCAGCCGAGGAGCTGGATGAGGAGGTGGAGTACGACATGGACGAGGAAGATTACATCTGGCTGGACATCATGAACGAGCGGCGGAAGACTGAAGGCGTGAGTCCCATTCCCCAGGAGATCTTTGAGTACCTGATGGACCGGCTGGAGAAGGAGTCCTACTTTGAGAGCCACAACAAGGGGGACCCAAACGCCTTGGTGGATGAGGATGCTGTCTGTTGCATCTGCAACGATGGGGAGTGTCAGAACAGCAACGTCATCCTCTTCTGCGACATGTGCAACCTGGCTGTGCATCAGGAGTGCTACGGGGTGCCCTACATCCCGGAGGGACAGTGGCTCTGCAGACGGTGCCTGCAGTCACCCTCGCGAGCTGTGGACTGCGCCCTGTGCCCAAACAAGGGGGGGGCCTTCAAGCAGACGGATGATGGGCGCTGGGCACACGTGGTCTGTGCCCTCTGGATCCCGGAGGTGTGCTTTGCCAACACCGTCTTCCTGGAGCCCATCGACAGCATTGAGCACATCCCGCCTGCGCGCTGGAAGCTGACCTGTTACATCTGCAAGCAGCGTGGCTCCGGGGCTTGCATCCAGTGTCACAAAGCCAACTGCTACACCGCCTTCCACGTCACCTGCGCCCAGCAGGCCGGGCTGTACATGAAGATGGAGCCCGTCCGGGAGACAGGGGCCAACGGTACCTCCTTCAGCGTGCGCAAAACCGCCTACTGCGACATCCACACACCGCCGGGCTCCGTGCGCAGGCTTCCCGCCCTCTCCCACAgtgagggggaagaggaggaggaggaggaggaggaggaggggaagggctggagctctgagaaagtgaaaaaagcaaaggccaAGTCTAGGATCAAGATGAAGAAGGCACGGAAGATCCTGGCAGAGAAACGAGCTGCAGCGCCCGTGGTTTCTgtgccctgcatccccccgcACAG GCTCAGTAAGATTACAAACCGTTTAACCATCCAGAGGAAGAGCCAGTTCATGCAGAGGCTGCACAGCTACTGGACTCTGAAGAGACAGTCCCGCAACGGTGTGCCTCTGCTCCGCCGCCTTCAGACACACTTGCAGTCACAAAGAAACTGCGACCAGGTAAGG AGAGATACTGAGGATAAGAACTGGGCCCTGAAGGAGCAGCTGAAGTCATGGCAGCGCCTCCGCCATGACCTAGAGCGTGCACGCTTGCTGGTGGAGCTGATACGCAAGCGGGAGAAGCTCAAGAGAGAGACG ATCAAAGTGCAGCAGGTGGCACTGGAAATGGAGCTGACccccttcctcatcctcctccgCAAGACGCTTGAGCAGCTACAGGAGAAAGACACAGGCAACATCTTCAGCGAGCCGGTCCCTCTGTCTGAG GTCCCAGACTACCTGGATCACATCAAGAAGCCGATGGATTTTCAgacaatgaaacaaaacctaGAGGCCTATCGCTATCTGAACTTTGATGACTTTGAGGAGGATTTCAACCTGATTATCAACAACTGTTTGAAATACAATGCCAAAGACACAATCTTCTACCGGGCAGCCATCCGTCTGCGGGAGCAGGGAGGCGCCGTTCTCCGGCAGGCTCGCCGGCAGGCGGAGAAGATGGGCATTGACTTTGAGACAGGCATGCACTTCCCCCACTGTGTAACGGTGGAAGAGGCTCAGGTCCAAGACATCGAGGACG ATGTGCGGCTGCTGCTCTCGGAGAATCAGAAGCACCTGCCCttggaggagcagctgaagatCCTGCTGGAGCGGCTGGATGAGGTCAATGCTGGCAAGCAGAGCATAGGACGGTCCCGCCGGGCCAAGATGATCAAGAAGGAGATCACAGTCCTACGGCGGAAACTTGCTCACCCGCGGGACCTGGGCAGAGACGGGCTGGAGCGgcacagctcctctgccaggggAGTCCTGCAGTCGCACAACCCCTGCGAGAAGGACCTGCAGACAGACAGCGCTGCAGAAGAGAGCAGCAGTCAGGAGACTGGCAAAG ACCTGCCAGCCAACGGTTTCAGCGGCGGGAACCAGCCAGTGAAGAAGAGCTTCCTGGTGTACCGCAACGACTGCAATCTTCCCCGGAGCAGCTCCGACTCAGAGtccagcagtagcagcagcagcagcgctgcctCAGACCGTACCAG CACAACACCCTccaagcagggcagagggaagccATCTTTCTCCCGAGTGAACTTCCCGGAGGACAGCAGCGAGGACACGTCGGGGACGGAGAATGAGTCCTACTCTGTGGGCACGGGGCGAAGCGTGGGGCACGGCA TGGTGCGCAAGGGCATGGGGCGTGGCGCAGGGTGGCTGTCCGAGGACGAGGATTCCTCCCTGGATGCCCTGGACCTGGTGTGGGCCAAGTGCCGGGGCTACCCCTCCTACCCGGCGCTG ATCATCGACCCCAAGATGCCGCGGGAGGGCATGTTCCACCACggcgtccccatccccgtgcccccctTGGAGGTGCTGAAGCTGGGGGAGCAGATGACTCAGGAAGCACGCGAGCACCTCTACCTTGTCCTCTTCTTCGACAACAAGCGCACTTG gcAGTGGTTGCCCCGGACGAAGCTGGTGCCTCTGGGGGTGAACCAGGACCTGGACAAGGAGAAGATGCTGGAGGGCCGCAAGTCCAACATCCGCAAGTCGGTGCAGATCGCCTACCACCGCGCCATGCAGCACCGCAACAAGGTGCAGGGCGAGCAGAGCAGCGACTCCAGCGAGAGCGACTga